One Yoonia sp. BS5-3 genomic window carries:
- a CDS encoding 2Fe-2S iron-sulfur cluster-binding protein has product MAKITYVEFGGKEHVVEVANGLTVMEGARDNGIPGIEADCGGACACSTCHVYIDETWVEKLPAKDAMEEDMLDFAYEPDPTTSRLTCQIKVTDDLDGLRVKMPEKQI; this is encoded by the coding sequence ATGGCCAAGATTACGTATGTCGAATTTGGCGGTAAAGAACATGTGGTGGAGGTCGCCAACGGTTTGACCGTGATGGAAGGCGCCCGCGACAATGGTATTCCTGGGATCGAGGCTGATTGCGGTGGTGCCTGTGCCTGTTCAACCTGCCACGTCTATATCGATGAGACTTGGGTCGAAAAGCTGCCCGCCAAAGACGCCATGGAAGAAGACATGCTCGATTTCGCGTATGAGCCTGATCCGACCACATCGCGCCTGACATGCCAGATCAAAGTCACCGACGATCTGGACGGGCTGCGTGTGAAAATGCCGGAAAAACAGATTTGA
- the cobS gene encoding adenosylcobinamide-GDP ribazoletransferase — MHKDDIALLDIVDLPAALGLLTRLPVALNTERATARGAAAVWTYPLVGALMGVILASAAALMNAIGLPHGIIAALVLALSVILTGAMHEDGLADSADGLWGGWEPARRLEIMKDSHIGVYGVCAIALTLLLRWMALTLIVSLGAYWTALIVVGALSRTGMVGLMAILPHARSSGLSHAVGRPPERAVWLALAIAAVIALLCGFLWLIPVALIAALSCAAIARMKIGGQTGDILGATQQITEIAMLLALTVLLP, encoded by the coding sequence TTGCACAAAGACGACATCGCTTTGCTTGACATTGTGGACCTGCCCGCAGCTTTGGGTCTGCTGACCCGCCTTCCCGTTGCATTGAACACCGAGCGCGCCACCGCACGGGGTGCCGCGGCCGTTTGGACCTACCCATTGGTCGGTGCCCTGATGGGTGTGATCCTTGCATCTGCGGCCGCCTTGATGAACGCCATTGGGCTGCCCCATGGCATCATCGCAGCCTTGGTGCTGGCCTTGTCGGTGATCCTGACCGGCGCCATGCATGAGGACGGGTTGGCCGATAGCGCCGACGGTCTTTGGGGCGGCTGGGAGCCAGCCCGCCGCCTTGAGATTATGAAAGACAGCCATATCGGGGTTTACGGTGTCTGCGCGATTGCGCTGACATTGCTGTTGCGTTGGATGGCATTGACGCTGATCGTGTCGCTGGGCGCCTATTGGACCGCGTTGATCGTCGTCGGCGCGCTGAGCCGCACCGGCATGGTGGGTTTGATGGCGATCCTGCCCCATGCCCGCAGCAGCGGGCTGAGCCACGCGGTTGGCCGCCCGCCCGAACGTGCGGTGTGGTTGGCTTTGGCCATTGCCGCTGTGATTGCGCTGCTTTGCGGGTTTCTTTGGCTGATCCCTGTCGCGCTGATTGCCGCGTTAAGCTGCGCCGCGATTGCCCGCATGAAAATCGGCGGGCAAACCGGCGATATATTGGGGGCAACCCAGCAAATCACCGAGATTGCGATGCTGTTGGCCCTGACAGTGCTTTTGCCCTAG
- a CDS encoding VCBS repeat-containing protein has protein sequence MILRLASLLAVLAGAASAERILSAEYAGPTDRYAHGILGDAIEWGELRITTDGVDASSPIQLLVDQQLVYQITLPQDRVFEDVAPRLADLDGDGNPEVIVVESQANTGAQLAIYDETGKIASTPHIGTRNRWLAPIGAADLDGDGFVEIAYIDRPHLAKTLRVWRFKDGALTEVVAGAGLTNHRIGEPDIGGGIRDCGHGPEMITATADWSRVIATRLVDGQLQAVDIGAHRDRSSFAAALDCQPVP, from the coding sequence TTGATCCTGCGCCTTGCATCATTGCTTGCGGTGCTGGCTGGTGCGGCCAGCGCCGAACGTATTCTTAGCGCGGAATATGCCGGACCAACGGACCGCTATGCCCATGGTATCTTGGGCGATGCGATCGAATGGGGCGAATTGCGCATCACGACCGATGGGGTCGACGCAAGCAGCCCGATCCAGCTCTTGGTGGATCAGCAGCTTGTTTATCAAATCACCTTGCCGCAAGACCGGGTCTTCGAAGATGTCGCGCCACGATTGGCCGATCTCGATGGTGATGGCAATCCCGAGGTGATCGTCGTTGAAAGCCAGGCCAATACCGGCGCGCAGCTGGCGATCTATGATGAGACCGGCAAGATCGCATCAACCCCGCATATCGGGACCCGCAACCGTTGGCTTGCGCCGATCGGGGCCGCTGATCTGGACGGTGACGGCTTTGTTGAAATTGCCTATATTGACCGGCCGCATCTGGCCAAGACCTTGCGGGTCTGGCGGTTCAAGGATGGGGCCTTGACCGAGGTTGTCGCAGGCGCAGGCCTGACCAATCACCGGATCGGCGAGCCTGACATTGGCGGCGGCATTCGCGATTGTGGGCATGGGCCCGAGATGATCACCGCCACCGCCGATTGGTCCCGGGTCATCGCCACACGGTTGGTGGATGGGCAGTTGCAGGCCGTCGATATCGGGGCACATCGGGATCGTAGCTCATTCGCTGCAGCGCTTGACTGCCAGCCTGTGCCCTAG
- a CDS encoding Do family serine endopeptidase, whose translation MLMGLLSLLALSFALVLAQASMTTAQERPATFADLAEQISPAVVNITTSTTIAGRTGPQGLVPEGSPFEDFFNDLDPDGRGGPQRSSALGSGFVISEDGYIVTNNHVIEGADEILIEFFPGGEPGVPAELIGTDPNTDIAVLKVDLDGLPFVEFGDSNGPGSRVGDWVMAMGNPLGQGFSVSAGIVSARNRALSGTYDDYIQTDAAINRGNSGGPLFNLDGDVIGVNTAILSPNGGSIGIGFAMSSAVVTNVVDQLIEFGETRRGWLGVRIQDVTPDMVDAIEGLEIARGALVTDVPAGPAEDAGMLSGDVVLIFDGIEIEDTRELVRIVGNSPVGKEVPVSVLRDGDMQELTVVLGRRETSEAVAFPASTEPEDEAEPSQILGLTLSEITPELTDQFSLSIEDGLVITAIDPDSEGASKGLLEGDVITEAGQQAINTVAELEEQIAAASDAGRKSILLLVRRGGDPRFVALVLEE comes from the coding sequence ATGCTGATGGGGCTTTTGAGCTTGCTCGCCCTGTCCTTCGCGCTCGTCCTGGCTCAGGCGAGCATGACAACAGCCCAGGAACGCCCGGCGACCTTCGCTGATCTGGCCGAACAAATCAGCCCGGCTGTTGTGAATATTACGACCAGTACAACCATCGCAGGCCGAACCGGGCCGCAGGGGCTTGTTCCCGAAGGCTCTCCGTTTGAGGATTTCTTTAACGATCTCGACCCTGACGGTCGCGGTGGTCCGCAACGGTCTTCTGCGCTTGGTTCCGGTTTCGTCATTTCCGAGGACGGCTATATCGTCACCAACAACCACGTGATCGAAGGGGCCGATGAGATCCTGATCGAATTCTTCCCGGGCGGCGAACCTGGCGTTCCGGCTGAACTGATCGGCACAGACCCCAACACAGATATCGCCGTTTTGAAGGTTGATCTGGATGGTCTGCCTTTCGTCGAATTCGGCGACAGCAACGGACCCGGCAGCCGTGTCGGCGACTGGGTAATGGCCATGGGTAACCCATTGGGCCAGGGCTTTTCTGTCTCGGCAGGGATTGTTTCGGCACGTAACCGGGCGCTTTCGGGAACTTATGACGACTACATCCAGACCGATGCGGCGATTAACCGGGGGAACTCGGGCGGGCCGCTTTTTAACCTTGATGGTGACGTGATTGGTGTGAACACCGCGATCCTGTCGCCCAACGGCGGTTCTATCGGGATCGGCTTTGCGATGTCTTCGGCGGTTGTGACCAATGTGGTCGACCAGCTGATCGAATTTGGCGAAACCCGGCGCGGCTGGCTTGGCGTACGCATCCAGGACGTCACACCTGATATGGTCGACGCGATCGAAGGGCTGGAAATCGCGCGGGGTGCACTTGTGACAGACGTACCGGCTGGCCCGGCAGAGGACGCAGGTATGCTATCCGGCGATGTCGTGCTGATCTTTGATGGGATCGAAATCGAAGATACACGCGAATTGGTGCGGATCGTTGGCAACTCACCTGTTGGAAAAGAAGTGCCCGTATCCGTCCTGCGCGATGGCGATATGCAAGAGCTGACTGTGGTTCTGGGGCGGCGTGAAACCTCCGAAGCCGTTGCCTTCCCCGCCTCGACCGAGCCAGAGGATGAGGCCGAGCCTTCGCAAATTCTGGGCCTGACCTTGTCCGAAATCACGCCAGAGCTGACCGACCAATTCTCGCTCAGCATCGAAGACGGGTTGGTCATCACCGCGATTGATCCTGATTCCGAAGGGGCCTCCAAAGGGCTTCTTGAGGGCGATGTGATCACCGAAGCAGGCCAGCAAGCGATCAATACAGTGGCTGAGCTGGAAGAGCAGATTGCAGCGGCCTCAGATGCAGGGCGCAAATCGATCCTGCTGCTGGTTCGCCGGGGCGGTGATCCGCGCTTTGTGGCGCTGGTGCTTGAAGAATAG
- the cobT gene encoding nicotinate-nucleotide--dimethylbenzimidazole phosphoribosyltransferase, with protein MQAPFSTLSAFRETLAAAPGPDKAATEGAQARNGQLTKPPGALGRLEDLAIWYAGWRGTAQPQINAPQVIIFAGNHGVCAQGVSAFPPEVTVQMVANFEHGGAAINQLSKAFGAKMDVHPLRLDTPTADFTTAPAMTEAEVIEALQTGWNAVDLQADLVVTGEMGIGNTTAAAAVAAAVLGGAAADWTGRGTGVDDAGLQRKTDVVAKGLALHQSADPLEALRCLGGRELAGMAGAIAAARHHQIPVILDGFICCAAAAVLEKAAPGALDHTVAGHLSAEGAHQQLLDRIGKAPLLQLGLRLGEGSGAALAIGVLKGAIACHSGMATFAEAGVSDAP; from the coding sequence ATGCAAGCACCATTTTCGACCCTGTCCGCCTTTCGCGAAACACTGGCCGCAGCGCCGGGGCCGGACAAGGCCGCAACCGAAGGCGCACAGGCGCGCAATGGGCAATTGACGAAACCGCCCGGGGCTTTGGGACGGCTTGAGGATCTGGCGATTTGGTATGCAGGCTGGCGCGGCACAGCTCAGCCGCAAATCAATGCGCCGCAGGTGATCATTTTTGCGGGCAATCACGGGGTCTGCGCGCAGGGGGTCTCGGCTTTTCCGCCCGAAGTGACGGTGCAGATGGTCGCCAATTTCGAACATGGCGGGGCTGCGATTAATCAGCTTTCCAAAGCCTTTGGGGCGAAAATGGATGTGCATCCGCTGCGGCTCGATACGCCAACGGCCGATTTTACAACAGCGCCCGCGATGACCGAAGCAGAGGTGATTGAGGCCCTGCAAACTGGTTGGAACGCGGTTGATCTGCAGGCTGATCTGGTTGTGACCGGTGAGATGGGGATCGGGAATACGACCGCTGCAGCTGCCGTGGCCGCTGCGGTTCTGGGCGGTGCGGCAGCTGATTGGACAGGGCGGGGTACCGGGGTAGATGATGCTGGCCTGCAGCGCAAAACCGATGTGGTGGCAAAGGGGCTGGCCTTGCATCAATCTGCTGACCCGCTTGAGGCGTTGCGCTGCCTTGGCGGGCGGGAACTGGCAGGGATGGCCGGGGCGATTGCAGCGGCGCGCCATCACCAGATCCCGGTGATCCTGGACGGGTTTATCTGTTGCGCGGCGGCAGCGGTGCTGGAAAAGGCCGCGCCAGGTGCGCTTGATCATACGGTCGCCGGACATCTGAGCGCCGAAGGGGCGCATCAGCAGCTTCTTGATAGGATCGGCAAAGCGCCATTGCTGCAACTTGGGCTGCGGCTTGGCGAAGGGTCGGGGGCCGCGCTGGCCATTGGGGTGCTGAAAGGGGCAATCGCCTGCCATTCAGGGATGGCCACCTTTGCCGAGGCCGGGGTCAGCGACGCGCCTTAA